The Xanthomonas sp. DAR 34887 genome has a segment encoding these proteins:
- a CDS encoding TonB-dependent receptor: protein MSFPHAPHPHRRRAPAQQPLALAVVAALSLGSSWSALAQDASADDGKTQTLDSIVVTGSRLRRVDTETANPVVTIDRAQIEATGKATLGDLVQELPSIAGNATNPNTNNGGGTGASTISLRGLGEKRTLILVNGTRLASNDVNAIPATMIERVEVLSDGASAVYGSDAIGGVVNFILRKGFDGIEGSTDFGTSSRSDGNRRNFSLTAGKTGERGSIVAGLSYHNIDPVSAGQRSYSKDALSLIDGVPVKQGSSATPTGSISFDEGSAQSKALAASNGCSRVTFNGGDSSPTNASQYHCYVASTDSYNYQPYNLLQTPQERTNAFVIGSYRFNDHLEGYVNTYFSKTTSSSIIAPIPIFANGDNFLVSADSYYNPFGVNFGTDRSTGTSYNSFNTRATVLGNRQYEYNTYNFQINSGLRGSFGDSSWQWDASVNYGKVKQKSINYGFLNYAGFNAAVGPSFLDSDGTVKCGSAGAVIAGCTPIDVFNLNSASNKAALEALVVNPIVTSVYTVKQFEANANGNLFDLPAGTVSLAAGVSYRKESTSTAADPLWTGDENGMCGVIEFCATVLGGSFSVKEAYAEALFPLLADLPMVHSLNLTVGSRFSDYDTVGSKTNSKVSLEYRPIENLLLRGTVSQVFRAPNISELYSGVVGDSPSVNDPCNGYTGGHAAACANVPTDGSYQQADNQVGAKASGAVVAGYQLKPETGKSYDFGVVYDPGWLDGLSMSADLWKINLQDTITQVSAQTVLNQCYANASSAFCALIHRNDNGTINYVAEPTVNLGKLWASGADFSLNYRLPDTAWGSFNASLNGTYVIRYDINPDTTDASTVTIHNAGKYTYAYGNFPRWRGLGTLSWNLGDWSASWRIRYIGSTEIGSADTRQGLSADADQAAVVRGIGSYVYHNVQVGYNVKPWHTRFELGVDNLADKQPPLYYANNVTNANTDVATYDLLGRYYWARATVKF, encoded by the coding sequence ATGTCGTTCCCGCACGCACCCCATCCCCACCGTCGCCGCGCACCGGCGCAACAGCCGCTGGCGCTGGCCGTCGTCGCCGCATTGTCGCTGGGCAGTTCCTGGTCGGCGCTGGCACAGGACGCGAGTGCGGACGACGGCAAGACCCAGACCCTGGACAGCATCGTGGTCACCGGCTCGCGCCTGCGCCGCGTCGATACCGAGACCGCCAATCCGGTGGTGACGATCGACCGCGCGCAAATCGAGGCGACCGGTAAGGCCACGCTCGGCGATCTGGTGCAGGAACTGCCCTCCATCGCCGGCAATGCGACCAACCCCAACACCAACAACGGCGGCGGCACCGGCGCCTCGACCATCTCGCTGCGCGGTCTGGGCGAGAAGCGCACGCTGATCCTGGTCAACGGCACGCGCCTGGCCAGCAACGACGTCAACGCGATCCCGGCGACGATGATCGAGCGGGTGGAAGTGCTCAGCGACGGCGCCTCGGCGGTGTACGGTTCGGATGCGATCGGCGGCGTCGTCAACTTCATCCTGCGCAAGGGCTTCGACGGCATCGAGGGCAGCACCGACTTCGGCACCAGCTCGCGCAGCGACGGCAACCGCCGCAACTTCTCCCTGACCGCGGGCAAGACCGGCGAGCGCGGCAGCATCGTCGCCGGCCTGTCCTACCACAACATCGATCCGGTCTCGGCCGGCCAGCGCAGCTATTCCAAGGATGCGCTGTCGCTGATCGACGGCGTGCCGGTGAAGCAGGGCTCCTCGGCCACGCCGACCGGCAGCATCAGCTTCGACGAAGGTTCCGCCCAGTCCAAGGCGTTGGCGGCCAGCAACGGCTGTTCGCGGGTCACCTTCAACGGCGGCGACAGCAGTCCCACCAACGCCAGCCAGTACCACTGCTACGTCGCCTCCACCGATTCCTACAACTACCAGCCGTACAACCTGTTGCAGACGCCGCAGGAACGCACCAATGCCTTCGTGATCGGCAGCTACCGCTTCAACGATCACCTGGAAGGCTACGTCAACACCTACTTCAGCAAGACCACCTCGTCCTCGATCATCGCGCCGATCCCGATCTTCGCCAACGGCGACAATTTCCTGGTCTCCGCCGACAGCTACTACAACCCGTTCGGGGTCAATTTCGGCACCGACCGCAGCACCGGCACCTCGTACAACAGCTTCAACACCCGCGCCACGGTGCTGGGCAACCGCCAATACGAGTACAACACCTACAATTTCCAGATCAATTCCGGCCTGCGCGGCAGCTTCGGCGACAGCTCCTGGCAATGGGATGCGAGCGTCAACTACGGCAAGGTCAAGCAGAAGTCGATCAACTACGGCTTCCTCAATTACGCCGGCTTCAACGCCGCGGTTGGCCCCTCGTTCCTGGACAGCGACGGCACGGTCAAGTGCGGCAGTGCGGGCGCGGTGATCGCCGGCTGTACCCCGATCGACGTGTTCAACCTCAACAGCGCCAGCAACAAGGCGGCGCTGGAGGCACTGGTGGTCAACCCGATCGTCACCAGCGTCTACACCGTCAAGCAGTTCGAAGCCAACGCCAACGGCAACCTGTTCGACCTGCCGGCCGGCACGGTGAGCCTGGCGGCGGGCGTGTCCTACCGCAAGGAAAGCACCTCCACCGCCGCCGATCCGCTGTGGACCGGCGACGAGAACGGCATGTGCGGCGTGATCGAATTCTGCGCCACCGTGCTCGGCGGCAGCTTCAGCGTCAAGGAGGCCTACGCCGAGGCGCTGTTCCCGCTGCTGGCGGATCTGCCGATGGTGCACTCGTTGAACCTGACCGTGGGCAGCCGCTTCTCCGACTACGACACCGTCGGCAGCAAGACCAACAGCAAGGTCTCGCTGGAATATCGTCCGATCGAGAACCTGCTGCTGCGCGGCACCGTGTCGCAGGTGTTCCGTGCGCCGAATATCAGCGAACTGTACTCCGGCGTGGTCGGCGATTCGCCGTCGGTCAACGATCCCTGCAACGGCTACACCGGCGGCCATGCCGCGGCCTGCGCCAACGTGCCCACCGACGGCAGCTACCAGCAGGCCGACAACCAGGTCGGCGCCAAGGCGTCCGGCGCGGTGGTGGCCGGCTACCAGCTCAAGCCGGAAACCGGCAAGTCCTACGATTTCGGCGTGGTCTACGATCCGGGTTGGCTGGACGGCCTGTCGATGAGCGCGGACCTGTGGAAGATCAACCTGCAGGACACCATCACCCAGGTGTCGGCGCAGACCGTGCTCAACCAGTGCTACGCCAACGCGTCCAGCGCGTTCTGCGCGCTGATTCACCGCAACGACAACGGCACCATCAACTACGTCGCCGAGCCCACCGTGAACCTCGGCAAGCTGTGGGCCAGCGGCGCCGATTTCAGCCTCAACTACCGCCTGCCGGACACCGCGTGGGGCAGCTTCAACGCCAGCCTCAACGGCACCTACGTGATCCGCTACGACATCAACCCGGACACCACCGACGCCAGCACCGTCACCATCCACAACGCCGGCAAGTACACCTACGCCTACGGCAACTTCCCGCGCTGGCGCGGGCTGGGCACGCTGAGCTGGAACCTGGGCGACTGGAGCGCGTCGTGGCGCATCCGCTACATCGGCAGCACCGAGATCGGCAGCGCCGATACGCGGCAGGGTCTGTCGGCCGACGCCGACCAGGCCGCCGTGGTGCGCGGCATCGGTTCGTACGTGTATCACAACGTGCAGGTCGGCTATAACGTCAAGCCCTGGCACACCCGCTTCGAGCTGGGCGTGGACAACCTGGCCGACAAGCAGCCGCCGCTGTACTACGCCAACAACGTCACCAACGCCAATACCGATGTGGCCACCTACGATCTGCTCGGCCGCTACTACTGGGCGCGGGCGACGGTGAAGTTCTAA
- a CDS encoding glycoside hydrolase family 27 protein — translation MIGSGGCAHAPPVAVAATATDSPLHGIWVIAQGPSFPGPRYLRIVQRDGQAQGSITTDWYGDVPMQQLRIDGDVAHFQIDNGNPRLPAQPWTATLEHGQLHVAGRIWDEQVDVRASRGSEADAERLAFPAAPLPAYAALPSDGLARTPPLGWSSWNRFAEHIDDATVRRIADAMVASGLRDAGYVYVNIDDGWQGQRDRDGVLQPNARFPDMRALADYVHGKGLKLGLYSSPGPKTCAGYTGSYGHVEQDARTWAGWGVDYVKYDLCSGEGIFREPQQVRRAYLQMGQALRATGRPIVYSLCQYGRDHVGQWGREVGGHLWRTTGDIEDSYAKMASIGFDRNGDPADAGPGGWNDPDMLEVGNGGMSVDEYRTHLALWALSAAPLLLGNDLRQMTPATLALLRNRDVLAIDQDALGVQGRAVRKDGAIEIWRKPLADGGVALGVFNRDAQPRRVALSEDDAGTALRGRRWRDLWRGGSRPASELRSVQVAAHGVVLLRLSPPAVAHRR, via the coding sequence GTGATCGGCAGTGGCGGCTGCGCGCATGCGCCGCCGGTCGCAGTAGCGGCCACGGCAACCGACAGCCCACTGCACGGCATCTGGGTGATCGCGCAGGGGCCGTCGTTTCCCGGCCCGCGTTACCTGCGCATCGTCCAGCGCGATGGTCAGGCGCAGGGCAGCATCACCACCGATTGGTATGGCGATGTGCCGATGCAGCAACTGCGCATCGACGGCGACGTGGCCCACTTCCAGATCGACAACGGCAATCCGCGGCTGCCGGCGCAACCGTGGACCGCGACCCTGGAGCACGGCCAGCTGCATGTGGCCGGGCGCATCTGGGACGAGCAGGTCGACGTGCGCGCCAGCCGCGGCAGCGAGGCGGACGCGGAACGGCTGGCGTTTCCCGCCGCGCCGCTGCCGGCTTATGCCGCATTGCCGAGCGACGGCCTGGCGCGGACGCCGCCATTGGGCTGGAGCAGCTGGAACCGCTTCGCCGAACACATCGACGACGCCACCGTGCGCCGCATCGCCGACGCCATGGTCGCTTCCGGGCTGCGCGATGCCGGCTACGTCTACGTCAACATCGACGACGGCTGGCAGGGCCAGCGCGACCGCGACGGCGTGCTGCAGCCGAACGCGCGCTTTCCCGACATGCGCGCGCTGGCCGACTACGTGCACGGCAAGGGCCTGAAGCTGGGCCTGTACAGCTCGCCCGGCCCCAAGACCTGCGCCGGCTACACCGGCAGCTACGGCCACGTCGAACAGGACGCGCGCACCTGGGCCGGCTGGGGCGTGGACTACGTCAAGTACGATCTGTGCTCGGGCGAGGGCATCTTTCGCGAACCGCAACAGGTGCGCCGCGCCTACCTGCAGATGGGCCAGGCGCTGCGTGCGACCGGCCGGCCGATCGTCTACAGCCTGTGCCAGTACGGCCGCGACCATGTCGGGCAGTGGGGGCGCGAGGTCGGCGGCCACCTGTGGCGCACCACCGGCGACATCGAGGACAGCTACGCGAAAATGGCCTCGATCGGCTTCGACCGTAACGGCGATCCCGCCGACGCCGGCCCGGGTGGCTGGAACGATCCGGACATGCTCGAGGTCGGCAACGGCGGCATGAGCGTGGACGAATACCGCACGCACCTGGCGCTGTGGGCGCTGTCGGCGGCGCCGTTGCTGCTCGGCAACGACCTGCGACAGATGACCCCGGCGACGCTGGCGCTGCTGCGCAATCGCGACGTGCTGGCGATCGACCAGGATGCGCTGGGCGTGCAGGGCAGGGCGGTGCGCAAGGACGGCGCGATCGAGATCTGGCGCAAGCCGCTGGCCGATGGCGGCGTCGCGCTCGGCGTGTTCAATCGCGATGCGCAGCCACGGCGGGTGGCGCTGAGCGAAGACGATGCCGGCACCGCGCTGCGCGGGCGCCGCTGGCGCGATCTGTGGCGCGGCGGCAGCCGGCCCGCCAGCGAGCTGCGCAGCGTGCAGGTCGCTGCGCATGGCGTGGTGTTGCTGCGGCTGTCGCCGCCAGCGGTTGCACACCGGCGTTGA